Proteins encoded by one window of Cydia fagiglandana chromosome Z, ilCydFagi1.1, whole genome shotgun sequence:
- the LOC134678456 gene encoding uncharacterized protein LOC134678456: protein MWRWAALWQASTLLLVGATINIGFFTRSRHFLPPPQVNCLELPNYSADTLARTFNTGRRLPRQVGPMFVPPTTATFLSRPLIHINEISPRIDQLLPEADDIVKEHAKLVQDINSLKQLVFVSPFADENRDYEDSIFHEIIETTTLLPRTKATTTTKPPPKTTKASSIPIVLLGGASNQRQVVKSQPIKFPKTSISLVGTSVSPLLKHPYPFVMQETSRKPLKVCMSTMPTMYATTRPPTLWERLLRSIIPR from the exons ATGTGGCGGTGGGCGGCGCTGTGGCAGGCCTCCACGCTTCTGCTTGTGGGAGCCACGATCAATATTGGATTCTTCACACGATCCAGACATTTTTTACCACCACCACAG GTCAATTGCTTGGAATTACCAAATTATAGTGCTGACACTTTAGCCCGGACGTTTAATACAG gACGGCGTCTGCCACGTCAGGTTGGCCCTATGTTTGTCCCGCCCACTACGGCTACATTTCTTAGCAGACCACTGATACACATCAACGAAATATCGCCTAGGATCGATCAACTCCTGCCCGAAGCTGACGACATAGTGAAGGAGCACGCGAAACTCGTGCAAGATATAAACAGCTTGAAACAACTCGTGTTTGTGTCCCCTTTCGCGGACGAGAACCGAGACTACGAAGATTCAATTTTCCATGAAATTATAGAGACTACAACACTGTTGCCGAGGACGAAGGCGACTACTACAACAAAACCGCCCCCAAAGACGACAAAGGCGAGCTCAATCCCCATCGTTCTCCTCGGAGGCGCCAGCAATCAGCGGCAAGTGGTTAAAAGTCAACCGATCAAATTTCCTAAGACATCTATTAGTTTGGTTGGAACTTCCGTATCGCCATTATTAAAACACCCCTATCCTTTCGTGATGCAAGAGACATCACGGAAACCTCTCAAAGTGTGCATGTCCACCATGCCTACCATGTACGCCACCACCCGACCACCCACTTTGTGGGAGCGGTTACTACGCTCCATCATCCCCAGAtag